A stretch of DNA from Misgurnus anguillicaudatus chromosome 15, ASM2758022v2, whole genome shotgun sequence:
GGAGGTCTTGAAACAAGAGACGGCAGTGGTGGACAACGTGCCTGTGCTTGGACTGTACCAAACACCCAGTGAGGGAGGGGGGCGCATAGCACTCTATGGAGACTCCAACTGTATTGACGACAGTCATAGACAGAAAGGTTTGTTTATTTCATATAAATAACATAATTGCAATGCAATTTACAATGCAGTGTAAAATACTTCCTCTATTTAGACTGTTTTTGGCTGCTGGATGCTCTTCTGCAATACACTTCCTACAGCATGACTCCACCCAGCCTCATCCACTCTAAAAACAGAATGGTGCCCCCTACAGGCAAAGACAGGCCATTACCACAGAGATTAGAAGGTAAGTTATATCTGTCTTTACAGGTATTTATGAAGATGTTCAGAGTCATCATTTGTTTACCTTTACTTCTATAGGTAATCACCTCTACCGTTACTCCAAAGTGCTGGAGGCTCATCTGGGTGACCCTAAGCCACGTCCTCTTCCTGCATGCCCTCATCTGTCTTGGGCTAAACCCCAACCACTTAATGAAACTGCTCCTAGGTCAGTAAACGGAGCTATTCTTAATTACTGTGGTTTGTATAGATATGCATCTAATTTATGGATTATACTGACATTTTGCAATATGTTTGCAAATTTTTTCAGCAATCTGTGGAAGCACCAGAAGCTACTGTCAGTGGACCTGGACAAGGCGGTTTTGCCTTATGTGAGGCCATATCGCCCTCAGGTTCGACCTTTGTCTCCTGGAGAAAGTGAAGCTTGGGACATTCCAGGAGGTGAGGAAAAGATGGATTGTAAAAAGGTCTTTTTACATATTTAACAGTGCGTTGCAGTAATCCATCTTTGTGTTTTTCTCAGGAATAATGCCAGGCCGTTATAATCAAGAAGTTGGCCAGACGATCCCGATGTTTGCATTTCTAGGTGCCATGGTTGTTCTTTCCTTCTTTGTGGTGCAACTAACCAAGTCTAAGAGCAAACCCAAGCGCAGGAAGCCCAGAGTGAAACGTCCACTTTACctgcaacaacaacaacaacagcaaacccTTCACACAGGCCGAACTCCCACAGTATGACTGGCCACATGCCATCTggacaaacaacaaacagggAACAGTCTTCCCTAAAGTGTGCTTGTGGTGATGAGATTGAACTCAGACTTTGCCACCTGGGCCCAGAAAGGGGCTTGGCCTGGACATGAGTATTCCTGTCTTGGTTTTATTCTACACGTACCTTTCAATTCAGTGACCAAATGGAGGAATGTTTCCGTTTTTAATTTATTGATGATGAATTGACTATTGACCCTTGTTTTGTGTCAAATTGGACAACCAAAACCAGCCATCGATTTTTTCCTGATTAACATATTGGACACTTGGCCTTGTTTTTGTAttgtcaaaatgtgtttttatataatGGTTGAGTACATGCATCTTTTGTAAATGGCCATCAAGATTTCAATGTTGTTGATGTGGAGAATCAATGTTTGAAATATATCTTATCCAATATAAAGCAGAAAAcctgtctctgtgtttgtaATGTGGCTGAAATGACAGTCTTCTTGAGATAAGGGTTACAATGACAAAACTACTACAATTTTCATCTTGTATATCTGAGGGATGATTCAGATAAACTGTCAGAGGTttatatatatagaatatagaCTCGTTGTGTTTATTTTGCTACTTTCAGTGATGGATGAACCTATTCATCTTTTGTATGCAGAAGATAAATTAAGTTGTCAATGTTTCTGTGGCATGCTGGTTTGACATTGTGCATTTCAGAACTTTATTTTGGATGAGACACATATTTGGCTTGGGTCCATTTCTTTTTCTGTATTCTTTTGTGTTATCTTTAATACCCAAAGAACAAGCATACTAGATGTGATGATATATGTGAATAATACcacatatatattatatataagtatTATAAACCATGTGTGGCGCCCATCTATACAGCTCCTCCTGCAGGCATGAAGTATGCCTACTTCACCACACCCTTTTTACTGGGGGCAGTAAAAGGCGTAGGTCAgaggaattttttgaatgtattttaagtCACCTTTTTCAACGCGTTTAATTTTGTGCAAAATGCTGTACATGCTTGCAAAACAGGGTTTGACAAAATTAGGTTTAAATCGTAATTTACCCTCTCTGACATTCAATGGGCCCGTCTTAAGTTGTAAAtctctgtaaaaaatatttcagtctGATTTTGAGGTTATTGGTAGTGACATATCTAAACTCTCTATCTTATGGAGCACATGGGAAATGGTATCTGACAGTGCCATTCCCATCAGGATGTGTTTCCCCTGCTATTATAGACGAATTTAGCAATCAGAGTTCCCAtgagtccttgaaatccttgggagtttgtgaatctgggggaaaaattcaagaccCTAGGAAGTTTTTGCAAAAAGTTTTATGAAGTGCTTGAATCttcttatatcttctgtatacaaatgttgattcataccaaaatgcttttttgcctatagttgtgtttgacacatgaaaacgtctcggttacgtatgtaactgttgttccctgagcagggaacgagacgctgcgtcttccttgccatacttcctgcgtccctgtaacgccatctttggcaatatttcagatagcgatatacttcctggctcccgcgtcaccctgtctttgtcgttaagcctcaccattggttgaatttgatatacacattcagacgcacttaactcctggaggcgtcccaaaagtgtcaccacagtgacacagcgcaagttccctagaaaggaaactgtaacaatgtatctttaaaggtaacatgatgttaCCTtgctcacttgaaatgtgtccccacatttatgtccttgaatttgagggtattggacctggaaagtccttgaatttgaagttaactaaggtgtgggatcCCTGAATAGAATAAAGCTTTTTAATCAGAAGCACAGTGGCATGGAGGGTCATTGGTTTGAGTCCTGTCCCAATGTTTCTTTACCTTGTTGAACACAAGGGAACCTTATCTGACAGTAATTTTTAAGCTATCAGGATGTGTGCTATAATGGCAAATTTAGTGatagaataaaaaatataaagaccCACAACCGTGTTGTAGTGGTTAGCTCTGTTGGCTTAAACATTATTTGCTATCAGGAAATGTTCTCACTGCTACAATGGACAAAATGTAGATATACAGTAGCAGGGTGAATTTTATTTTCGACAGGTTTAAAGTCGAAATTTGTGAACTTTCTGTCTTGTGGAGTACAGAGGGAATGGTATCTGACAGTAACAAGGCAAGGAATATAATAAATCCAATCTTCCAAGCTAAAATAGGAATTGGCAGACTAGTCCATGCCATCATAAACTGAATAGACAGGCAAAAAGAAAGACATTGTTCTTCAACCTCATTCTAAATCCTATCAACCCTATCTGCTAAGCAGTCTTGTAGTAGCCTGTGCTTTCTACCCAAAGCCAGTGTGAAATCGAGTCGACTAACTCCATCAGAGATGATGGTGTCTGGCTAGTCTCTAAATCTCAGCATTGATCCATTTTTAATGGGAAGGATAGCCTGTTAAAATGTCACCAGTCTCTTTCAGGTGACAAACCTCAGTGGAGGTTAATGACACCAGGAACATGGGAAACAAGTCTGACCAGTTATCTGTGATTAAACGGATTTCCCCAAATCTTGTCATAAAGGTGGTCACATGTCCCACTTGTCACCCATATCTAATAAGTTCCCAGACGTAATTGTGCGTTTTTTCACCAACAGTCCAGACTCAAACGGAGAGCTGATCTGATGTTCAGTGACGGTAAGCTTGCAGCACCAGGCTCCAGATTTATACCCAGTGTCCCGGAAAGCATGCTGTTAATGTGGGTTATCCTGCACACCCCACATGACCCAGTAGTTGTTTAGTTTAATAGTCATGCTTTGGACAAAAACTAAAAGAAGTGAAAATGACACACACATTTCTAACACTGTTTAAAAGAGAttgatattaataataataatatatatatagaacTTAATGCAAACTCTATggattttattttaagataagttgttaaattagcattttGATTTTGGACTTTGTTAGCATATTAATACAATCTGGCAAGTAATTGGAGAATACATTTTAATAGATATTACACTAAGCTTTCTTTACAGCCTAAGGTCTGAATGgaacttccggtctctgtttgtttaatggtctgactagtggctaaactgaagtttgaaacaaataccttgtcgaataAGGTATTAAATGATGATAATAAgtattttggtttcctaaagacgaggggggacgcgatcatggatcaccgctaaggatgtttggcagccgatctagttaacattgtatacattaattttacacagtaatgttagatgtagtgtagtttttgataagCTTTGGCTAGGATTTGAACGTAATctacttatttattttgcttgttatcaaatttaagctactctaaaaggactcttGTTATTGAATCTTTGTGGAAGTTTACCCGGTAGTTACGTTTGTTTTACGAAAGGCTTTTGTTTACGTTATTATTGCTGAAACCTAGATATGTGTAAAGACTAGATGTCTCGCGCACGCTGCTGGCCAACTGAGTGAAAtgtccgcatttggcggccagtGGCGTAACATCAAatgctcactcgtagcattgtgttttaatgatgcatgtacttttaaatgaccataacttgcttaattttatactgatttggtttggtttgttataaacgtcaaagatgtacctatgaaaCTGGTACTGATGTAactattaaactaaaaaaaatagtgatgacgttagagattccgccgtaacacatctagcctttatacatatatgGCTGAAACCGGCAAGAAAGATGCTACGTACATATCTGgggtattttttacatttactgtaGCAACACAATAAAAACGTTAACCATACAAAAACGAAAagaaacaatatttaaaaataatgattgcATTATTGCATTATTGAAATTAACAATTTACATATCCATTAATGTGATGAGGTTGTGCAAGGTTGTGCAGATTCTTTTAAAgttcttttatttaatatgaaataatgtttaatttatatatatttgtgaACATTCTACACAGAAAAGTATAATGTAACAGTGAAGCATACCTAGCTACCAGGGCGCTGCCACGCCCCTTTTACAAAATATGCAGGAGAGTGAAACTTTGATCGGTCCTCAACCTGGTCAATTTCCATGAAGATCAAACCACGCCCCTTTCACCTGACCATAAGTTTGAACTCCCAACGCgccagacagacaaacagatgatCCGCACAGGGTGAAGCATGGAAGAACTAGCAATAGAGAgcattaacattttaactaaATCCTCGCTGGACACAGTTGGATCAAAATTAGGTTGTTTAGGAGCGATTTTCATCATGCTCAAGTCCGCCCTGGGTGCAGGACTGCTTATTTTCCCCTGGGCGTTCGCGAAATCTGGAGGAATTCATGTCGCTGTCACCGTGGAGCTGGCAAGTAGCTAGGTGTGTTCACGGGGCGCTGCGCTGACAGGTCGGCCTGTGACACGTGTGAGTACCGTGAGAGCGACTCGAAAACACAGCTTTctaatcgttctcgcggtactttgacgtcatacaCCGATCGGTCTGCCCGGCGCCGAATGCAGCCGAACACACCGGTTGTTTTGTGTGAATGCTGCAATAAAACCCTTGTTTGAATATTTGATGATGTTATTTAGGCCACTTGTTGGCATCACTTTCTATTTTTAGATTTATTGATCATATCAACACATTTTCTAGTTACTGTTAAAATTAAGGTGTGAGTGTGACACATGACTCTCTTCTGTAGGTTTCTCTTGTGTTTCTCATAAGTGGTCTGATCATCCTGGGCTATGCTTCTTCTGTAAGTGGACAAAACACATATCAGGCTGTGGTCAGATATGTGTGTGGTCCTTCCATAGGCAAGCTCTGCGAAATCTGCTATGTCTTCAATCTCTTCATGATATCTGTTGCTTTCCTGATGATAGTTGCTGACCAGCTTCAAAAACGTAAGGAACATAATGTCATTGTGGCTTTATTCTTGTTCCGGGGTTTGGCACCTTAAGTGCTAAACTAATTGATACAATGCAATTGGTTGACCACCCTTTGTGTTGAACCATCTATATTTTTTCCCAGTGTGTTTCTCCATGTACGAGTTAATCACAGGCTCACCGGAATCTGAGATGCAGTACCACTGGTACACAGACCAGAGATTTGCACTGTTTCTACTGTGTCTCTTTCTGATTTTTCCTCTTTCTGTACCCAAGGAGATCAGCATACAGCAGTATACTAGGTGAGGTATGTTGTTTCTTACTAATGAAATCAGTCCGATCGCTGATTCATTAGCAAACTGGTCCAAATCAAAATGATTAGATTTATTTTAGCAGCAGTCACAACTGGAAAGGTCATGGGACAGTTCTTGAAAAGAAGTGTGATTTGATTTGAGGAGTTGGAAACCGGTCTGTGAAGGAAAAGCCTAGACTGTGGGTGTATTGTCTCTGTTTTCACTTGTGTTATGGATGAAAAAACATGCTTTTAAATGGGATGTATCAGGGTTCTAaacatgtcaaataaatctttggtgtgccAGGAGtacatatttaaagttttagctcaaaatatcatatagataatttattatagcaaattaaaattgtcactttttaggtgtgtgcaaaaatgtgccgtttttgggtgtcctttaacatgcaaatgagctgatctctgcactaaatggcagtgccgtggttggatagtgcagattaaggggcagtattatccccttctgacatcaccaggggagccaaatttcaatgacctattttttccacatgcttgtggagaatggtttaccaaaactaagttactcggttgttcttattcacattttctaatttgataaaagcactggggacccaattatagcacttaaacatggaaaaagtcaaattttcatggcatgtcccctttaacttggCTTGGGTTAGTGTTGTGCTGATCTAGTCATTTTTTAGCACCAtaaatctgttttatttttattgctcaTTTAAGCTCAACTGACCTGCTCCACTGGAGTTCTGCTATTCTACAAGTTTATGAAGTGTACTGTATAGTTACTGCGTCTGTTTTTCATTAGGACAGTTATAGTCGATTGCATTGCACAGTGCATTGAACACTACAATATtgaatagttttaaaatgtcTCTTTTTTATGTAATAAGCTTAATGTTGTTTTATGCATGCTGGGAAGACAAGTAGTCAAATACATTGATGTATTGGACACTACAGTGAATTGTAGCCTATAGCTGAATGGTTTCCCACACAGTACTAGTATCTTATATCTTAGGTTTTTTGCATTAGTATTTAGTATTCTTCCATATGCAATCTCTTTTATGATGTACATTATTCCTTGTATATATTAACTCTAATAATCTTTGGTTTTgttgaatatttatttttgttcagtGTTTTTGGAACTCTTTCTGCCGCCTATCTGACTGTAGCCATCATTGTTAAATACCACACAAGGCCGATACAAGTGATCAATCTGTCACCTCTTTACAGCAGTGGGTAAGTTCAGACTGAGGAAGCTTTCAAAAAGCAATTGTATTAACAAGCAATTTCATCATCTCCGAGATTTCAGTGCCATAtaactttttgtgtgtgttagaCTGAACTATGTGAAAAATGAATAGCAGAATATAGCCTGAtgcaaaaacattaataaaacgaATTAAATGatcatatttttattcatatttagaaTAAGCCCATGGGCTTCAATGTTCAGCGTTGTCCCGACCATCTGCTTTGGCTTTCAGGTTAGTGGGCTAGATACAATAATTCTGATTGACTAATACTGCGTGGTTGTGACCTTTTCTAGCTTTTTTCCAAAGTATTGGCATCTCACCTTCGAGACAAAAAGACTTTTACTCTTTCACTTGAATGTCATCGCTCATAGAATGTCCAGAATGGGAGTCAAATGTTTAGCTCTCACTTTATAATTTATGGTCAGGTCAGATGCAAGAAGTAACAATTTCTGCATTCTGCTCCTTGGGATTTATTTGTTAGTTTTGCTGTAGCCAATAGCCATGGTTATGTTAGAGGACAgtgaaaaatgtaataaaagttCAGTGTGGTGGTACAAGCGAATTGTTCAGTGTCCACTGCCTGAGGCTGATTGATTTTGAGTCAGTAAAGAGAAAAGTGAGAATAATAGATATGAAGGGCTATACAGCTGAAGAATTGTGGATTTTATATTTTGTCATTACAGCAAAGCTTTTTGAGACCTTTTTGTAGGTAAATTGATGTAAAAACACAGTCACTTAGGAGCCGATGTTTTTTCACCCCCGTTTCAGTGTCATGAGGCCTGCATTGCTGTCTACAGTAGTATGGAGAACAGGAAGCTGTCCCATTGGGTCTTCATTTCTGTGGTGTCCATGTTCATCTGCCTCATCATCTATTCACTCACTGGTCAATTTTCATTCTGTTTTCTAAAAATTTTATAAAGCTTTAACGtgattaatattattatgaatGAAAAGTGGCAatcagatattttttatttattaaaccaTGCACGATCAACATTGACTGTTTTGTAGGAGTTTACGGATACCTGACGTTTGGGAACAATGTTGCTCCCGATGTTCTGATGTCATACAGTGGGGATGATGTAACAATGATCATTGCCAGACTGCTGTTTGGGATCTCAATAATCACAATCTATCCCATCATTGTCCTGCTTGGAAGGTACTGTGTCGGAATCATTATTGCTTATTACAACGTACACTATTACACATCACTGTCTGTGTGGTTAGTCAAGACACAAAACGTTACTTTATGTGACCTTGCAGTATTTAATTGGAAATAATATTGTGTTATAATTATGATTGTGTGTCTGTAGATGTGTGATTCAGGATCCGTTGTTGCAGCGCAGACGCAAACACACAGTGGTAACCGAATCGTACGAGTGCTGCATTCGTGTTGGTCTGACCACAGCCTGGATAAGTGTCACATTTCTCATAGCAGTCTTCGTTCCAGACATTAGCAAAGTGATCAGTGTTGTTGGAGGAATCAGTGCTTTCTTCATCTTTATATTTCCAGGTAATTCTACTTACTCAGATTTATATTGAATAGTCattgttttggtcattttttctCATTTGTCTGCATAATTCATTGAAGGGCTTTGTCTAATATTTGCTGTGCAGTCAGAGACAGTTCCTCCATTACTGAGGTGAGGCAAATAGACAAGACTTTCTTCTTATGTGGTTTGTCTAATAGTACTTTTCCATCACAAAAACAATCCCATACTGTACTTTTATTTCTTATCTTTTGTTCAGATATCTTCTGGTTATATGGGGTATGATCACACTCTTTTGTGGTTCCTATATCTTCGGGCAAAGCACTTCAATTGCAATCATGCAACTCTTGCATGAGCTTTGAATACCATAAAAATATTTCCCAATTGTGCCAAGGGTTACTGTCATCAATTATTCaacaaacagatttttaattcTTATGGTTTGGGCATTGTTTTCAACATTGCTCCAGTATGTTTGGAGTAAAACAGTCATGACTATGTAATAATTACTTTAATAATGGAGTCTGCACAACTGTATCT
This window harbors:
- the slc38a8a gene encoding putative sodium-coupled neutral amino acid transporter 8a, with the protein product MEELAIESINILTKSSLDTVGSKLGCLGAIFIMLKSALGAGLLIFPWAFAKSGGIHVAVTVELVSLVFLISGLIILGYASSVSGQNTYQAVVRYVCGPSIGKLCEICYVFNLFMISVAFLMIVADQLQKLCFSMYELITGSPESEMQYHWYTDQRFALFLLCLFLIFPLSVPKEISIQQYTSVFGTLSAAYLTVAIIVKYHTRPIQVINLSPLYSSGISPWASMFSVVPTICFGFQCHEACIAVYSSMENRKLSHWVFISVVSMFICLIIYSLTGVYGYLTFGNNVAPDVLMSYSGDDVTMIIARLLFGISIITIYPIIVLLGRCVIQDPLLQRRRKHTVVTESYECCIRVGLTTAWISVTFLIAVFVPDISKVISVVGGISAFFIFIFPGLCLIFAVQSETVPPLLRYLLVIWGMITLFCGSYIFGQSTSIAIMQLLHEL